In Neokomagataea tanensis, one genomic interval encodes:
- a CDS encoding NCS2 family permease → MSPILDRWFHISARGSTISREVIAGLTVFGAMAYIVAVNPMILASTGLDRHDMVMTTIAGAMAGTLLMALWARLPIALAPAMSSNVLFAQIIVHQAHVSPSTAFTVVLMSGLCFTALSVSRVRQRIIQGFPPSIVLGIQIALGAFIARIGLTTGGIAATGPEGLSFGSLADPSVLLCLFGVLLCAICTVLRVPAGLLIGIVVLTILGLFVHDQHGAITHLPAHMLDWPHYPTHLFLAFDFHDFWNKIGLLLPITLYFLISDFFDATATLMSVAQRAGLTGPNSENSLDHRAFASDGAASIIGASLGTCTVSAYVESLAGVEAGGRTGLSALVVAILFGIASFFWPIITSIPAIATAPVLILVGLSMLGALNQLSNTASESIPPITMLLIAAITGNFMLSLTCGLLLYTGIAVAQRAFSRLTPIVLGLDAAFVFYMVLQSHIGG, encoded by the coding sequence TTGTCCCCTATTCTTGACCGCTGGTTCCACATATCGGCCCGTGGCTCCACGATCTCACGTGAAGTTATTGCAGGGCTCACCGTTTTCGGAGCGATGGCATACATCGTTGCCGTAAATCCCATGATCCTTGCCAGTACGGGTTTAGACCGGCACGACATGGTCATGACTACCATAGCAGGTGCAATGGCTGGCACTCTGTTAATGGCCCTTTGGGCACGGCTGCCAATAGCACTCGCTCCAGCGATGAGCAGCAACGTTCTTTTCGCTCAGATCATCGTTCATCAGGCGCATGTCAGCCCCAGCACTGCCTTTACGGTCGTGCTTATGAGTGGACTGTGCTTTACCGCCCTTTCCGTCAGTCGTGTGCGCCAAAGAATAATTCAGGGGTTCCCGCCCAGTATTGTGCTGGGCATCCAAATTGCACTCGGGGCCTTCATCGCCCGTATCGGCCTCACTACAGGCGGGATTGCGGCAACAGGCCCTGAAGGCTTGAGCTTTGGCTCCCTAGCGGACCCCTCCGTGCTGCTGTGCCTTTTTGGTGTTCTACTCTGCGCTATCTGCACTGTTTTGCGCGTTCCTGCAGGCCTACTTATCGGGATCGTCGTGCTGACAATCCTTGGGCTATTCGTCCATGACCAACACGGCGCAATAACACACTTACCAGCGCACATGCTCGATTGGCCGCACTACCCAACACATCTTTTCCTCGCGTTCGATTTCCATGATTTCTGGAACAAAATCGGCCTCTTGTTACCAATCACACTCTATTTTCTCATCAGTGATTTCTTCGATGCAACCGCAACACTGATGAGCGTGGCTCAAAGAGCAGGACTTACAGGCCCAAATTCGGAGAATAGTCTTGACCACCGCGCCTTTGCTTCTGACGGCGCCGCTAGCATCATCGGCGCCAGCTTGGGGACATGCACCGTCTCTGCCTATGTTGAAAGCCTCGCTGGCGTGGAAGCGGGTGGCCGCACAGGCTTGAGTGCGCTCGTCGTAGCCATTCTGTTTGGCATTGCTTCATTCTTTTGGCCGATTATTACGTCTATCCCAGCGATTGCTACAGCACCTGTTCTCATTCTGGTTGGGCTCAGTATGCTTGGAGCGCTGAACCAACTGTCCAACACCGCGTCAGAGAGCATCCCCCCAATAACGATGCTTCTAATCGCAGCCATCACCGGCAACTTCATGTTGAGCCTAACCTGCGGCCTGCTGCTCTATACAGGAATTGCCGTAGCCCAGCGTGCCTTTAGCCGCCTTACGCCAATTGTTCTCGGCCTCGACGCAGCTTTCGTATTCTACATGGTCCTTCAATCACATATTGGCGGCTGA
- a CDS encoding sulfurtransferase TusA family protein produces the protein MSTPSSEPLLDVCGLNCPMPVLKANRTLKTLAPGTRLRVLATDPASVADFQAFCRETGHALVAFSESSGTFSFVIRKRENSTLG, from the coding sequence ATGAGTACTCCTTCGAGTGAGCCCCTATTGGATGTATGCGGCCTGAACTGCCCCATGCCTGTCCTAAAAGCGAACCGTACCCTCAAAACTCTCGCACCCGGCACGCGGCTGCGCGTGCTAGCAACGGATCCGGCCTCAGTGGCCGATTTTCAAGCATTTTGTCGTGAAACAGGACATGCCCTCGTTGCGTTCTCAGAAAGCAGCGGGACGTTCTCTTTCGTTATTCGCAAACGAGAAAATTCCACTTTGGGCTGA
- a CDS encoding exodeoxyribonuclease VII small subunit yields the protein MSDPVTALSFEDALSELERIVRGLEGGQMKLEDAIAAYERGSELRRHCDSKLGEAEMRVRAIVQKNDGSTSTETLVDNHEIGQ from the coding sequence ATGTCCGATCCCGTCACCGCCTTATCGTTTGAAGATGCCCTCTCTGAACTAGAGCGCATTGTTCGCGGCCTTGAAGGCGGCCAAATGAAGCTGGAAGACGCTATCGCTGCATACGAACGCGGCTCTGAACTACGCCGTCATTGTGATTCCAAGCTGGGAGAGGCAGAAATGCGCGTACGCGCAATCGTGCAAAAAAATGACGGTTCGACTAGCACCGAAACGCTTGTCGACAACCATGAGATTGGCCAATGA
- a CDS encoding polyprenyl synthetase family protein: protein MSTSNTTSSLKTALAQACTEIEATIDALLPMVPGDESVLLEAMRYAALGGGKRLRGFLAVEVASLFGADHNAALRVAASVEFLHAYSLVHDDLPSMDDDDLRRGRPSTHRQFDEAIAILAGDALQTRAFEVLVEAETSADATIRAELALALARASGAAGMVGGQVVDIRGEGRSLPLDQVRRLHALKTGALIRYAAEAGAILAGVNDSRRDAIVTYGLRLGTAFQVADDVLDATASAEELGKTAGKDEASGKSTYVSLLGIDGARAEARRLSDEAREALSSFGPQAEALRALADYVVERRS from the coding sequence ATGAGCACTTCGAACACGACATCTTCTCTTAAAACGGCTCTTGCCCAAGCCTGCACAGAAATTGAAGCTACCATTGACGCACTGCTACCCATGGTCCCGGGGGATGAATCCGTCCTGCTCGAGGCTATGCGCTACGCAGCACTCGGTGGCGGCAAGCGGCTGCGTGGCTTTTTGGCCGTAGAAGTTGCCTCGCTGTTTGGTGCAGACCATAACGCCGCACTGCGCGTCGCCGCATCCGTTGAGTTCCTGCACGCCTACTCTCTCGTTCACGACGATTTGCCTTCAATGGACGATGACGATCTAAGACGCGGTCGCCCATCAACGCACCGTCAGTTTGATGAAGCCATCGCCATCCTCGCGGGCGACGCGCTGCAGACACGCGCTTTCGAAGTGCTCGTTGAAGCAGAAACCAGTGCTGACGCTACAATCCGCGCAGAACTCGCGCTTGCACTGGCTCGTGCTTCCGGTGCCGCAGGCATGGTCGGCGGACAAGTTGTCGACATCCGAGGCGAAGGACGCTCTCTGCCATTGGACCAAGTGCGGCGCCTCCACGCCCTCAAAACAGGCGCACTTATTCGCTACGCTGCAGAGGCGGGAGCGATTTTAGCAGGCGTCAATGACTCACGCCGCGACGCTATCGTAACCTATGGCCTACGCTTAGGTACTGCCTTCCAAGTCGCTGACGACGTGCTAGACGCAACCGCTAGCGCTGAAGAACTTGGAAAGACCGCAGGCAAAGACGAAGCAAGCGGCAAATCTACCTACGTTTCTCTGCTCGGCATTGATGGCGCACGCGCGGAAGCACGCCGCCTCAGCGACGAAGCACGAGAAGCACTTTCATCTTTTGGCCCACAAGCAGAGGCTCTCCGGGCCTTGGCGGATTATGTCGTCGAGCGCAGGAGCTGA
- the dxs gene encoding 1-deoxy-D-xylulose-5-phosphate synthase, whose translation MTDTKNTPPTFGRYPILDRVTLPADMRNLSVDQLRQLADELRAETVDAVSTTGGHLGASLGVVELTVALHSVFNTPDDRIIWDVGHQAYPHKILTGRRDRIRTLRQPEGLSGFTRRAESEYDPFGAAHSSTSISAGLGMAVAHHLRAEDDPSYSERNVIAVIGDGSISAGMAYEAMNNAAVAGPGANRLIVVLNDNEMSIAPPVGSMSNYLSRLLSSRQFFNLRDLAGKFAKRLPSKIERTAKRAEEYARGIITGGTLFEELGFYYIGPVNGHDMNQLVPILRNLRDADDQGPILLHIQTEKGHGYKPAEAAGDKYHAVNKFNVATGEQKKAPAGPPSYTSIFSRELMRRAATDERLITVTAAMPSGTGLSDFAHKYPTRFFDVGIAEQHAVTFAAGIASEGLRPVCAIYSTFLQRAYDQVVHDVALQNLPVRFAIDRAGLVGADGATHAGSFDLNYLCCLPNMVVMAPADEIELLHATATACEYDDGPIAFRYPRGSGEGLTLPEQGEVLPIGKGRIVKESNVTPNQKSGVAILSLGPRLNESLRAAEELAAQGLSVTVADARFAKPIDTDLVETLAKRHDVFITLEEGAIGGFSSLVVQHLAETALLDGVKFRPMAFPDKYIDHNTPAAQYEEAGLTAPHIVKSALSALGNAPTSEKQA comes from the coding sequence ATGACCGATACCAAAAATACACCCCCGACCTTTGGCCGTTATCCGATCCTCGATCGCGTCACTCTACCGGCCGATATGCGCAACCTCTCGGTTGACCAGCTCCGCCAACTGGCTGACGAATTGCGGGCCGAAACCGTAGATGCCGTCTCCACCACAGGTGGCCATCTTGGTGCATCCCTCGGCGTTGTTGAGCTGACGGTCGCGCTGCACTCCGTGTTCAACACGCCTGATGACCGCATCATCTGGGACGTAGGCCATCAGGCATATCCCCACAAAATCCTGACAGGCCGCCGGGATCGTATCCGCACTTTGCGCCAGCCAGAAGGCCTTTCTGGCTTCACACGCCGCGCAGAAAGCGAGTACGACCCCTTCGGCGCCGCTCACTCATCAACGTCCATCTCTGCTGGCTTGGGCATGGCCGTCGCGCATCACCTCCGCGCGGAAGACGATCCCAGCTACAGCGAACGTAACGTCATTGCTGTCATCGGTGATGGTTCCATCTCCGCTGGCATGGCTTACGAAGCGATGAACAACGCAGCCGTCGCTGGCCCGGGCGCTAATCGTCTCATCGTCGTGCTGAACGACAATGAAATGTCGATCGCTCCTCCCGTCGGCTCAATGTCGAACTACCTTTCACGGCTCCTGAGCTCACGTCAGTTCTTCAACCTGCGCGATTTGGCTGGTAAGTTTGCAAAGCGCCTACCCAGCAAAATCGAACGCACCGCGAAACGCGCTGAAGAATATGCACGCGGCATCATAACTGGCGGCACCCTATTTGAAGAGTTGGGCTTCTATTATATCGGTCCGGTTAACGGGCACGATATGAACCAGCTTGTGCCTATTTTGCGCAATCTGCGCGATGCGGACGATCAAGGTCCAATTCTGCTGCATATCCAGACCGAGAAAGGTCACGGCTACAAACCTGCCGAAGCTGCTGGCGACAAATACCACGCCGTCAATAAATTCAATGTTGCAACCGGCGAGCAGAAAAAAGCTCCTGCAGGCCCACCAAGCTACACGTCTATCTTCAGCCGTGAACTCATGCGCCGTGCGGCCACAGACGAGCGCCTGATCACTGTGACGGCAGCTATGCCTTCTGGCACTGGCCTCAGCGATTTTGCACACAAATATCCAACACGTTTCTTCGATGTCGGCATCGCCGAGCAGCACGCCGTCACCTTTGCAGCGGGCATCGCAAGCGAGGGCCTACGCCCAGTGTGCGCAATCTATTCTACCTTCCTGCAACGCGCTTATGATCAGGTTGTACACGACGTCGCTCTGCAAAACCTCCCCGTCCGCTTCGCCATTGATCGCGCGGGCCTCGTAGGCGCTGACGGCGCAACGCACGCTGGTTCATTCGATCTTAACTACCTGTGCTGCCTCCCCAACATGGTCGTTATGGCACCGGCCGATGAAATCGAATTGCTGCACGCCACAGCCACAGCCTGTGAATACGATGACGGCCCAATTGCCTTCCGCTATCCACGCGGCAGCGGTGAAGGCCTAACACTTCCTGAACAAGGCGAGGTTCTCCCCATCGGTAAGGGCCGCATTGTCAAAGAAAGCAACGTCACCCCTAACCAAAAGTCTGGCGTAGCTATCCTTTCTCTTGGCCCGCGCCTGAACGAATCTCTGCGCGCTGCTGAAGAACTGGCAGCCCAAGGCCTGTCCGTAACCGTGGCTGATGCACGTTTTGCCAAACCAATCGATACAGACTTGGTTGAGACTTTAGCGAAGCGTCACGATGTCTTCATCACGCTTGAAGAAGGCGCAATTGGCGGCTTCAGCAGCTTGGTTGTGCAACACTTGGCAGAAACCGCCCTGCTCGACGGCGTTAAGTTCCGTCCGATGGCTTTCCCTGACAAGTACATCGACCACAACACACCTGCGGCACAATACGAAGAAGCGGGCCTGACAGCTCCTCACATCGTAAAGAGCGCGCTTTCTGCTCTCGGCAACGCCCCGACGTCAGAAAAACAAGCGTAA
- a CDS encoding TlyA family RNA methyltransferase, whose translation MAKRRVDQLLVDRGLVESRTRAQALIMAGLAYSGDRRIAKAGDQLPEDAPLSLKGQDHPWVSRGGLKLIHGIEHFGFSPDGLIAVDVGASTGGFTDVLLTNGASKVYAVDVGHGQLAWKIRSDERVIVMEKTNARALTAEQIPDKIGAVVCDASFISLKTVLPAALALTTDNAWAIALIKPQFEAGRAEVGAKGVVRDPAVHERVCAEIQEWFASLPGWDVIGIERSPITGPEGNVEFLIGAKRTNAA comes from the coding sequence ATGGCCAAGCGTCGCGTCGATCAACTCCTTGTAGATCGCGGTCTGGTAGAAAGCCGGACCCGTGCGCAAGCCCTGATCATGGCCGGTTTGGCCTACTCAGGTGATCGGCGGATTGCCAAAGCTGGAGACCAACTTCCTGAAGATGCGCCCCTGTCCCTCAAAGGACAGGACCATCCTTGGGTATCTCGCGGCGGCTTGAAGCTTATCCATGGCATCGAACATTTTGGCTTTTCGCCTGATGGCTTAATTGCCGTGGACGTTGGCGCTTCAACTGGCGGCTTTACAGATGTTTTGCTGACCAACGGGGCAAGCAAAGTCTATGCTGTAGATGTCGGGCACGGACAACTCGCCTGGAAAATCCGCTCAGACGAACGCGTTATCGTCATGGAAAAAACCAATGCGCGGGCGCTAACTGCGGAACAAATCCCTGACAAAATCGGCGCCGTAGTCTGCGATGCAAGTTTTATCAGCTTGAAGACAGTTTTACCCGCAGCTCTGGCCCTAACCACAGATAATGCATGGGCTATAGCTCTCATCAAACCACAGTTTGAAGCAGGCCGCGCAGAAGTTGGCGCAAAAGGCGTCGTGCGGGACCCTGCAGTGCATGAACGCGTCTGTGCAGAAATACAAGAATGGTTCGCCTCACTGCCCGGCTGGGATGTCATAGGCATCGAGCGGAGCCCTATCACCGGGCCAGAAGGCAACGTCGAATTTCTAATCGGAGCCAAGCGCACCAACGCTGCCTAA
- a CDS encoding TonB-dependent siderophore receptor, whose translation MAFQFTFKQLAFTSVALVSLCNIGYATAKDDDQQNITKDTKPVERLVVRGRKPSTVAASATKSDTPIIDTAQSVSVVTRNEMDIRGVLNLNQAIRYIAGVTPDQRGGSITRYDFFALRGFTVPTFLDGLKLQASPTGFASPQTDTSRLERVEVLKGPSSALYGQSSPGGLVALSSKLPTDQRNYGSITATGGSFDLWRVDADQGGYANTDGTVRYRIYGTANGQHSQLSKTGSERFSISPSVMIGGDGPTTLTLLGNYQYDPKNSSYGSQPYVGTLKRASYGYLPRDFYDGDLGYEEFKRYQGALTYIFTQRINNDWSFTSRGRYDNVRTLYESVYGNNIYSAPTTLTRGAGFARERMQNLAFDNQLRGHVKTGPVNHNIMTGFDYQQSNATETAGFGDAPDLDVLNPNYRQVIPTITDVYDYLSKPRQYGVYGQDEMTIGRHLFLNGSIRHDWYHSTAYAAGTRTDQNAQQITWRASALYHFDFGLSPYVSYSTSFEPQSGLVQSGDTYRQADPSKGKQIEGGTKYQIPGTPVLLTAAGFHIEQTNVLVPVGNLGYNTQSGKVHSDGFELEAHADMYKGLMLDASFSSQRVHDDSTDRPLIQSSRGNVSAFAFYSVQKGLLYGAGLGFGIRHMMGTYGGVSSEYGDIYVPSYTVFDASARYDLGRANPSLKGWNISASVRNLFDKHFVASCYSDWCWYGERRNAQASVGYSW comes from the coding sequence ATGGCATTTCAGTTTACTTTTAAGCAACTTGCTTTTACCAGCGTCGCGCTCGTCAGCTTGTGCAATATCGGTTATGCAACCGCCAAAGACGACGACCAGCAAAATATCACTAAAGATACAAAACCCGTTGAACGCCTCGTTGTCCGCGGCCGGAAGCCTTCGACCGTTGCAGCATCTGCAACCAAATCCGACACACCAATAATTGACACGGCACAGTCCGTCAGCGTCGTCACGCGTAACGAAATGGACATCCGAGGCGTGCTGAACCTCAACCAAGCCATACGTTATATCGCAGGCGTCACTCCTGATCAGCGCGGCGGCTCTATCACGCGATATGATTTTTTTGCGCTACGCGGCTTCACCGTACCAACGTTTTTAGACGGCCTAAAACTTCAGGCGAGCCCTACGGGCTTCGCAAGCCCCCAAACCGACACGTCACGCCTTGAGCGCGTTGAAGTCCTTAAAGGGCCCTCTTCTGCCCTTTACGGCCAATCAAGCCCCGGAGGCCTCGTAGCGCTCTCGAGCAAACTTCCAACGGACCAACGAAATTACGGAAGCATTACCGCCACAGGTGGCAGTTTTGACCTCTGGCGCGTCGATGCGGACCAAGGCGGTTATGCCAATACAGACGGCACAGTACGCTACCGCATCTACGGTACAGCCAACGGGCAACACAGCCAGCTATCCAAGACAGGCAGCGAGCGCTTTTCAATCAGCCCTTCCGTTATGATCGGCGGTGATGGCCCCACAACCCTAACATTGCTCGGAAATTATCAGTACGACCCTAAAAACTCGTCCTATGGCTCTCAGCCTTACGTGGGCACCTTAAAACGTGCATCTTACGGGTATTTGCCACGCGATTTTTACGATGGTGATTTAGGGTACGAAGAATTTAAACGCTACCAAGGTGCGCTAACCTACATCTTCACACAGCGCATCAATAACGATTGGAGCTTCACATCGCGCGGGCGCTACGACAACGTTCGCACTTTGTATGAAAGCGTCTACGGCAATAATATTTACAGCGCACCAACTACACTTACACGCGGAGCCGGCTTCGCCCGCGAGCGGATGCAAAATCTGGCGTTCGACAACCAACTGCGCGGCCACGTTAAAACAGGCCCTGTAAACCACAATATCATGACCGGCTTTGACTATCAGCAGAGCAATGCGACTGAGACTGCTGGCTTTGGGGATGCACCAGACCTAGACGTCCTAAATCCGAACTACCGTCAAGTTATCCCAACAATTACAGATGTCTACGACTACCTGAGCAAGCCGCGCCAATACGGCGTTTACGGTCAGGACGAAATGACCATCGGTCGCCATCTCTTCCTGAACGGCTCCATTCGCCATGATTGGTATCACAGCACCGCCTATGCTGCCGGCACCCGAACTGATCAAAACGCGCAACAAATCACATGGCGCGCATCCGCCTTGTATCACTTTGACTTTGGGCTCTCACCTTACGTCTCTTACTCCACGTCATTTGAACCCCAAAGCGGCCTCGTGCAGTCGGGCGACACATACCGTCAGGCAGATCCGTCAAAGGGCAAGCAAATTGAAGGCGGCACAAAATATCAGATCCCCGGGACCCCCGTGCTGCTCACCGCAGCAGGCTTCCATATCGAGCAAACCAACGTCCTCGTGCCTGTCGGCAACCTCGGCTACAACACCCAAAGTGGCAAAGTACATTCTGACGGCTTCGAACTTGAAGCACACGCCGACATGTACAAAGGCCTTATGCTGGATGCCTCTTTCAGTTCCCAGCGCGTCCATGATGATAGTACAGACCGTCCGCTCATTCAGTCCAGCCGCGGCAACGTGTCCGCTTTTGCTTTCTACAGCGTACAAAAAGGCTTGCTTTACGGTGCGGGCCTAGGGTTTGGTATCCGCCACATGATGGGCACTTACGGTGGCGTTTCAAGCGAATATGGGGATATTTACGTGCCGAGCTATACGGTGTTTGACGCCTCAGCACGCTACGATCTCGGCCGAGCAAACCCATCACTAAAAGGCTGGAACATCTCGGCCAGCGTACGTAACCTGTTTGACAAGCATTTCGTGGCGAGTTGCTACTCCGATTGGTGCTGGTACGGTGAGCGCCGCAATGCACAAGCGAGTGTTGGCTATAGCTGGTAA
- a CDS encoding PepSY-associated TM helix domain-containing protein yields the protein MHEFRSAVARLHEWAGFFIGWIVFAIALSGSLAVFRPEISQWMRPELATMKADPLFATESAVTWLQNNAANAPAWYLTLAEKRAPYIEALYFNGTRYVERALDPATGSPDTIRDTMGGDFFYRFHFELQLPHPFGRIISASCGLAIVLALITGVIVHKRIFADFFTLRFYKGQRSWLDFHNITSVVSLPFHFVIAFSGAMTLWSQILPASLSTAYPHNIMQYYTDLDPVTEPLNPTHIKAHLSPIGPMLHEAEKHFGTDGIAQVFIYNPNDKSSLVIIKSGNGNHIGYDTHTLRFDGSTGHILREQKEDRPIVTAFSVIYGLHIARFSNVFTRWLYFASGILLALAAASGLHLWVLRKKRQKQSLKSFKIIEKLNTSILYGLPISFSLFFIVNRLIPIKISNTTAIARSDMEIYSVFLSLFFFVFLGIVLKNTHLKQVLSSFGCAAFLFLCLMGYPWKNPIMFSTSLISIALLIIYAVLYKNGRAQC from the coding sequence ATGCATGAGTTTCGTTCAGCTGTGGCTCGCCTTCACGAATGGGCGGGCTTCTTTATTGGCTGGATTGTCTTTGCCATCGCTTTATCTGGCTCCCTTGCCGTATTTCGGCCGGAAATCAGCCAGTGGATGCGCCCTGAACTCGCCACCATGAAAGCAGACCCTCTCTTCGCGACGGAATCTGCCGTTACATGGCTTCAGAACAACGCGGCCAATGCACCTGCATGGTACCTCACCCTGGCAGAGAAACGCGCTCCGTATATTGAAGCCCTGTACTTCAATGGCACTCGCTACGTGGAGCGGGCGCTAGACCCCGCCACAGGCTCACCAGATACTATCCGTGACACAATGGGCGGTGATTTCTTCTACCGTTTCCATTTTGAGTTACAGTTGCCGCATCCATTTGGCCGCATTATTTCAGCTTCATGCGGGCTGGCGATTGTCCTCGCACTGATTACCGGCGTCATCGTTCACAAGAGAATATTCGCTGATTTTTTCACGCTGCGTTTTTATAAAGGCCAAAGAAGCTGGCTTGATTTCCACAACATAACAAGTGTTGTGTCGCTTCCCTTCCATTTCGTTATCGCTTTTTCGGGGGCAATGACATTATGGTCGCAAATACTCCCTGCGAGCTTATCAACCGCCTATCCCCATAATATTATGCAATATTACACGGATTTAGACCCCGTGACTGAGCCTTTAAATCCAACGCATATTAAAGCGCATTTATCCCCAATTGGCCCAATGCTGCACGAGGCGGAAAAACACTTCGGCACGGATGGCATTGCTCAGGTATTTATTTACAATCCCAATGATAAATCCAGCTTGGTTATTATAAAAAGTGGGAATGGCAACCACATAGGGTATGATACACATACACTCAGGTTTGATGGCAGTACTGGTCACATCCTGCGAGAGCAAAAAGAAGACCGCCCGATCGTTACGGCTTTTTCTGTAATTTACGGCCTACACATTGCCCGTTTTTCCAATGTTTTCACACGCTGGCTTTACTTCGCATCCGGCATTTTGCTCGCACTTGCGGCTGCAAGCGGCCTCCATCTCTGGGTTTTACGCAAAAAACGCCAGAAGCAAAGCCTTAAGTCATTCAAAATAATTGAAAAACTAAATACCTCAATCCTTTATGGGTTACCGATATCATTCAGCTTATTTTTTATAGTGAACAGATTAATACCTATTAAAATATCAAATACCACCGCAATAGCGCGCTCAGATATGGAAATTTACTCTGTATTCCTCTCGTTATTCTTTTTCGTATTTTTAGGGATCGTCCTAAAAAATACTCACCTCAAACAGGTACTTTCCTCCTTTGGTTGCGCAGCGTTTTTGTTTCTTTGCTTGATGGGATACCCTTGGAAAAACCCCATTATGTTTTCCACATCCCTCATCTCAATCGCGCTTTTGATAATTTACGCGGTCCTTTACAAAAATGGTCGCGCGCAATGTTAG
- the rlmN gene encoding 23S rRNA (adenine(2503)-C(2))-methyltransferase RlmN has product MTTLIHPDVLPRVNSSAADALNDAERDRIRAKSAMFAPPEARLADGRRDLVGLSREELAEVMADIGEKPFRAKQVWHWIYHQGATDFSRMSTIAKPLQAKLAEHFVVGRPTTATEQTSVDATRKFLFRFRDGQEAETVYIPDRREDRGAVCVSSQVGCTLSCTFCHTGTQKLVRNLGAAEIVGQFMAARDSYNEWPSPRGDTPRLLSTIVLMGMGEPLYNYDNIAKAMKIIMDGEGIALSRRRITLSTSGVVPLMDQCGDELGVNLAISLHAVTNELRDQIVPLNRKYPIEELIAACRRYPAASNSRRITFEYIMLRDVNDSDADARELVRLIKDLPAKVNLIPFNPWPGSEFQPSTRNRLNSFAKIVMDAGFSSPIRTPRGQDILAACGQLKTESERLRRNH; this is encoded by the coding sequence ATGACCACCTTAATCCATCCAGACGTCCTGCCGCGTGTTAATTCATCTGCGGCAGATGCCCTTAATGACGCCGAGCGCGATCGTATCCGCGCGAAATCGGCTATGTTTGCGCCGCCCGAGGCTCGCTTAGCTGACGGGCGTAGAGACCTTGTGGGCCTCTCGCGTGAAGAACTCGCCGAAGTAATGGCGGATATTGGCGAAAAGCCATTCCGGGCAAAACAAGTCTGGCATTGGATTTACCACCAAGGCGCGACAGATTTCTCTCGCATGAGTACCATTGCCAAACCATTACAGGCGAAACTTGCTGAGCACTTTGTCGTCGGTCGCCCCACAACGGCTACCGAGCAAACATCTGTCGACGCCACGCGCAAATTCCTTTTCCGCTTCCGCGACGGACAAGAAGCCGAAACAGTCTACATCCCCGACCGGCGCGAAGACCGCGGTGCAGTCTGCGTGTCCTCTCAAGTAGGCTGCACATTGTCCTGCACCTTCTGTCATACAGGCACGCAAAAGCTTGTGCGTAACCTCGGCGCGGCAGAAATCGTCGGACAGTTCATGGCCGCACGCGACAGCTACAACGAGTGGCCCAGCCCAAGAGGCGACACGCCGCGCCTTCTTTCAACCATCGTTTTGATGGGTATGGGGGAGCCACTCTATAATTACGACAATATTGCCAAAGCCATGAAAATTATCATGGACGGCGAAGGTATTGCCCTTTCTCGTCGTCGCATCACACTGTCAACATCAGGCGTCGTCCCACTGATGGACCAGTGCGGTGATGAGCTAGGCGTTAATCTGGCAATCTCTCTGCATGCCGTAACCAATGAGTTGCGGGACCAAATTGTGCCGCTTAACCGTAAATACCCTATCGAAGAGCTTATCGCAGCTTGCCGCCGTTACCCAGCGGCTTCCAACTCCCGGCGCATTACTTTTGAATACATCATGCTGCGCGACGTCAACGACAGCGACGCCGACGCGCGCGAGCTTGTGCGGTTGATTAAGGACCTGCCGGCAAAGGTAAACCTCATTCCCTTCAACCCTTGGCCGGGCTCTGAATTCCAGCCCTCCACACGCAATCGTCTTAACAGTTTCGCTAAAATTGTCATGGATGCGGGCTTCTCCTCCCCTATCCGTACCCCACGCGGGCAGGACATCCTTGCCGCATGCGGACAGCTTAAAACAGAAAGCGAACGCCTGCGTCGTAATCACTGA